A section of the Petrimonas sulfuriphila genome encodes:
- a CDS encoding NADH:ubiquinone reductase (Na(+)-transporting) subunit D yields MALSAKAKQALLGPLNKNNPILVQVLGICSALAVTSKLEPSLVMAIAVTIVTAFGNVIISLLRKTIPNRIRIIVQLVVVAALVTIVSEVLKAFAYDVNKQLSVFVGLIVTNCILMGRLEAFALGNGPWPSFLDGIGNGLGYGWILVTVGFFRELLGSGTLLGYKVIPQAAYSAGYENNGLMMLAPMALILVAVIIWVHRSKNKDLQEGTN; encoded by the coding sequence ATGGCATTATCAGCAAAAGCAAAACAGGCTCTGTTAGGGCCTCTCAATAAAAATAACCCTATCCTGGTACAGGTGCTCGGCATCTGTTCGGCACTGGCTGTAACGTCCAAGCTGGAACCGTCATTGGTAATGGCCATCGCCGTAACCATTGTCACCGCTTTCGGAAACGTTATTATCTCGCTGTTGAGAAAAACTATCCCCAACCGTATCCGTATCATCGTCCAACTGGTGGTGGTGGCCGCATTGGTGACCATCGTGAGCGAAGTACTCAAAGCATTTGCTTACGACGTGAACAAGCAGCTGTCGGTTTTTGTGGGACTGATCGTTACGAACTGTATACTGATGGGGCGCCTGGAAGCGTTTGCCCTGGGTAACGGGCCGTGGCCTTCCTTCCTCGACGGGATCGGTAACGGACTGGGATACGGATGGATACTGGTAACGGTGGGCTTCTTCCGCGAACTGCTGGGATCCGGCACGCTACTCGGATACAAAGTCATCCCGCAGGCAGCATACAGTGCCGGTTACGAAAACAACGGCCTTATGATGCTGGCCCCCATGGCGTTGATCCTTGTCGCGGTAATCATCTGGGTACACCGGTCGAAAAACAAGGATTTACAGGAAGGGACCAATTAG
- the nqrC gene encoding NADH:ubiquinone reductase (Na(+)-transporting) subunit C: MNRENSTYTIIYASVMVIIVAIGLAFTHQVLSDRQTANVNTDKMQQILRSLRVDASPAEADGIYRTLVKSAYLITPEGVKIDGTEGIEPTDPAFSGEGEGLAVYEAEVEGSKKYIIPMNGTGLWGPIWGYLSVEGNGSTVYGSEFGHAGETPGLGAEIVYPHFRNQFNGKELIKNGEFKSIAVVKPGQTNSERDYVDGISGGTITSKGVDAMLLESVGEYKNFLLQLNDGK; the protein is encoded by the coding sequence ATGAACAGAGAAAATAGCACATATACAATAATATACGCATCGGTAATGGTGATTATCGTTGCCATAGGTCTGGCCTTCACCCACCAGGTGTTGAGCGACAGACAAACTGCAAACGTGAATACCGACAAGATGCAGCAGATCCTCCGGTCGCTACGCGTTGATGCCTCCCCGGCCGAAGCCGACGGTATCTACAGAACCCTGGTTAAATCGGCCTACCTCATTACTCCCGAAGGAGTAAAGATCGACGGCACGGAGGGAATTGAGCCCACCGATCCCGCTTTTTCGGGCGAAGGGGAAGGGCTTGCTGTCTATGAAGCGGAAGTGGAAGGTTCCAAAAAATACATTATCCCCATGAACGGCACCGGCCTGTGGGGGCCTATCTGGGGATACCTCTCCGTAGAGGGCAACGGCAGCACCGTTTACGGTTCCGAATTCGGACACGCGGGTGAAACTCCGGGGCTGGGCGCGGAAATAGTTTACCCACATTTCCGGAATCAATTCAACGGGAAAGAGCTGATAAAAAACGGCGAATTTAAATCCATAGCCGTGGTTAAACCCGGACAAACCAACTCCGAAAGGGACTATGTCGACGGAATATCGGGTGGCACCATCACCAGTAAAGGAGTTGACGCGATGTTGCTGGAAAGCGTGGGAGAATACAAGAATTTTTTACTGCAATTAAATGACGGAAAATAG
- a CDS encoding NADH:ubiquinone reductase (Na(+)-transporting) subunit B, translating to MSLRKFLDKIKPNFEEGGKFHWLNSTYDAFETFLYVPNKTSKSGVHIHDARDSKRTMVIVILALIPALLMGMYNVGYQHYLAINVQAGFVGTFLYGLLAMLPQIVVSYVVGLGIEFAMAQMKKEEVAEGFLVSGLLIPMILPVDTPLWMIAVATAFSVIFAKEVFGGTGYNIFNVALIARAFLFFAYPSKMSGDQVWVRTADTFGLGGGNVVDGFSGATPLGQLAVSDASRFGDFSFLGITGNPLSLWDMFIGLIPGSVGEVSTLAILLGAILLIITGVGSWKTMTSVFLGGLFTVALLNLLAQNAAMEMPPVYHFLLGGFAFGAVFMATDPVTSARTEKGKWIYGFLIGVVAILIRIFNPGYPEGMMLAILFMNAFAPLIDFYVVDANIKRRLKRAAVKK from the coding sequence ATGTCGTTAAGAAAATTTCTCGATAAAATAAAACCGAATTTCGAAGAAGGAGGTAAATTTCATTGGTTGAATTCTACATACGATGCCTTTGAAACCTTCCTGTACGTACCCAACAAGACGTCGAAATCGGGAGTACATATCCACGATGCCAGAGACTCAAAACGTACGATGGTTATCGTGATACTCGCACTTATTCCGGCATTGCTCATGGGGATGTATAATGTAGGTTACCAGCATTATCTGGCCATAAACGTTCAGGCAGGCTTTGTGGGAACTTTCCTCTACGGACTTTTAGCCATGCTTCCACAGATCGTTGTTTCCTACGTGGTGGGCCTGGGCATCGAATTTGCCATGGCTCAGATGAAGAAGGAAGAAGTGGCCGAAGGTTTTTTGGTCTCGGGATTGCTTATCCCGATGATTTTACCCGTGGACACCCCGCTCTGGATGATTGCCGTAGCCACTGCGTTCTCCGTCATTTTTGCGAAGGAAGTTTTTGGCGGAACCGGATACAATATTTTTAACGTGGCGTTGATCGCCCGCGCATTCTTGTTCTTTGCCTATCCCTCTAAAATGTCGGGCGATCAGGTATGGGTACGCACTGCCGACACGTTCGGCCTGGGTGGAGGAAATGTTGTAGACGGCTTTTCCGGCGCAACACCGCTCGGACAACTTGCCGTATCGGACGCTTCACGTTTCGGAGACTTCTCTTTCCTGGGAATCACAGGTAATCCTTTGTCGTTGTGGGATATGTTTATCGGATTAATTCCCGGGTCGGTCGGTGAGGTATCCACCCTGGCCATCCTGCTGGGAGCCATCCTGCTGATCATAACGGGCGTAGGAAGCTGGAAAACGATGACTTCCGTCTTCCTGGGAGGGCTGTTCACCGTTGCCCTGCTTAATTTGCTCGCACAAAATGCCGCTATGGAAATGCCGCCGGTGTATCACTTCCTGCTTGGCGGTTTCGCTTTCGGGGCTGTATTCATGGCAACCGATCCGGTGACATCGGCACGTACGGAAAAGGGGAAATGGATATATGGTTTTCTGATTGGTGTGGTGGCCATCCTGATCCGTATCTTCAACCCGGGGTATCCCGAAGGCATGATGCTTGCCATCCTGTTTATGAACGCTTTCGCTCCGCTGATCGATTTCTATGTGGTGGATGCCAACATCAAACGCCGCTTAAAACGAGCTGCCGTGAAAAAATAG
- a CDS encoding Na(+)-translocating NADH-quinone reductase subunit A, whose translation MANRIKIKKGLQIPLLGKPEETLLGSITSEYVQVCPEDFQGITPKLKVKVGDTVKAGQALFFSKMHPDMMVASPVSGTVTAINRGEKRRILNVTVKADKENTYVEYGKSEIGTLPPEEIKKRLLDAGIWFVIKQRPYDVVADPGKEPRDIFVTGFDTAPLAPSYDFILKGQEADLQTGLNALARLTKGKVFLSISPATKNEGLRKAANVTITEFEGPHPAGNTGTHINYLAPVNRGEVVWTLNALDVLFIGRLFNKGVVDLTRTVALTGSEVKQTGYYNMLVGTELGKLFADNVNGKGNLRYISGNVLTGTRIEAEGALRATHSQLTVIPEGDDVHEAFGWASLSPKRYSAGATYLKLKKAYRLDARLLGGPRAIIVSNEYDKVFPLDIFPEQLIKSTLAFNIDKMEQLGIYEVAPEDFALCEFVDTSKLELQRIVRTGLDMLRKEME comes from the coding sequence ATGGCTAATCGAATTAAAATCAAGAAAGGCTTGCAGATTCCTTTGTTAGGGAAACCCGAAGAAACACTTCTCGGCAGTATAACAAGTGAATATGTACAGGTGTGCCCGGAAGATTTTCAGGGAATCACGCCCAAACTCAAAGTTAAGGTGGGTGATACCGTGAAAGCCGGACAAGCGTTATTTTTCTCTAAAATGCACCCGGACATGATGGTTGCATCTCCCGTCAGCGGAACAGTCACAGCCATCAACCGCGGAGAAAAAAGACGTATACTGAACGTTACTGTCAAAGCCGACAAAGAAAACACTTACGTAGAGTACGGCAAAAGTGAGATCGGTACGTTGCCTCCCGAAGAAATCAAAAAGAGACTGCTCGACGCCGGCATCTGGTTTGTCATCAAACAACGCCCTTACGACGTCGTTGCCGATCCCGGAAAAGAACCGCGCGACATTTTCGTTACCGGATTCGACACGGCTCCGCTGGCCCCCTCATACGATTTCATCCTGAAAGGCCAGGAGGCCGACCTGCAAACCGGGTTGAACGCATTAGCCAGGCTCACCAAAGGAAAGGTGTTCCTCTCCATCAGCCCCGCTACGAAAAACGAAGGGCTGAGGAAAGCCGCAAACGTAACGATAACTGAGTTTGAAGGGCCACACCCCGCCGGAAACACCGGCACACACATCAACTACCTGGCACCCGTGAACAGGGGCGAAGTAGTCTGGACATTAAATGCCCTGGATGTGTTGTTCATCGGAAGGCTTTTCAACAAAGGCGTGGTAGACCTTACCCGCACCGTAGCACTTACCGGATCGGAAGTCAAACAAACCGGCTATTACAACATGCTTGTCGGCACGGAGCTGGGCAAGCTCTTTGCTGACAATGTCAACGGAAAAGGCAACCTGAGGTACATCAGCGGGAACGTGCTTACCGGAACCCGGATAGAGGCAGAAGGCGCGCTCCGCGCCACCCATTCGCAACTGACCGTAATACCGGAAGGTGACGATGTTCACGAAGCTTTCGGATGGGCATCCCTGTCGCCCAAACGCTACAGCGCCGGCGCCACCTACCTGAAACTGAAAAAGGCCTATCGCCTGGATGCACGCCTGCTGGGCGGCCCCAGAGCCATCATCGTCTCCAACGAATACGACAAGGTATTCCCCCTGGATATTTTCCCCGAACAGCTGATAAAATCCACCCTGGCATTCAACATCGATAAGATGGAACAGCTCGGGATCTACGAAGTGGCGCCCGAGGATTTTGCACTTTGCGAGTTTGTGGACACCTCCAAGCTGGAGTTGCAGCGTATTGTACGCACAGGATTGGATATGCTGAGAAAAGAGATGGAGTAA
- a CDS encoding alpha-L-rhamnosidase N-terminal domain-containing protein encodes MKNLLIICSLFASLSVAAQFGNFNRNSPWDASWICVPDAGENAPGLYLFRKTIDIKSVPGQFEIYVSADNRYKLYVNEVLVSIGSAQGDLGHWNYEALDIAPFLKTGENIVSAKVWNEGNLRPVSQFSFRTGFLLQGTNDETKQLNTNETWKCLEDKSYTPLRQSVRGYYAAGAGDKVDMNLAVKGWNSVDFDDSGWEKAKPVFERQVRGMGFMARGGWSLTPSILPPMELTYQRLASTRKTENVSVPSSFPAKKTKITVPANTTATILLDQAYLTNAYPTLIFSGGKNSTLVITYAEGLYNEAGAKDNRNEIEGKTISGRQDTVISDGSQNQEFTSLNWRTYRYVELKAETDDLPLVIEDFYGTFTGYPLEMNAKLVSDIDELNTIMEIGWRTARLCAVDTYMDCPYYERLQYIGDTRIQIMITYYNSGDDRLPKNAINLFDNSRQKDGYTLSRYPDTQNQVIPTYSLWHVSTLYDYLMHGKDNTFLKTKLLGSRQILNYFISYIAEDGSLKNVPGWNFTDWVPDWRMGVAPMAEDGSSALMDLQLLLALQSAVILERSEGSEEFAVLYEKIARSLEQTIRDKYWDESRKLFADTHLKDKFSQHANSLAILAGLATESTAFEMGKLMLSDTTLAPASIYFKYYLHLALAKAGLGDNYLNWLDIWRKNIDLGLTTWGETSEVETTRSDCHAWGSSPNVEFFRIVLGERARSLFQES; translated from the coding sequence ATGAAAAATCTGTTGATAATATGCTCCTTATTTGCGTCATTATCGGTTGCAGCCCAGTTTGGAAATTTTAACCGGAACAGTCCTTGGGATGCCAGCTGGATATGTGTTCCCGATGCAGGAGAGAATGCCCCCGGGCTTTATTTATTCAGGAAAACAATAGATATAAAGTCGGTTCCCGGACAATTCGAGATTTACGTGTCGGCCGATAACCGCTATAAGTTGTATGTTAACGAGGTTCTGGTATCCATAGGATCTGCTCAGGGGGATTTAGGGCACTGGAATTATGAGGCGCTTGATATTGCCCCTTTTCTGAAAACCGGGGAAAACATTGTTTCCGCAAAAGTCTGGAATGAAGGCAACCTGAGGCCTGTTTCCCAGTTTTCTTTCCGTACCGGCTTTTTATTGCAGGGCACGAACGATGAGACGAAACAACTCAACACGAATGAGACATGGAAATGCCTGGAGGATAAAAGCTATACTCCCCTCAGGCAGAGTGTTCGCGGTTATTATGCGGCAGGTGCGGGGGATAAGGTTGATATGAATCTTGCGGTGAAAGGCTGGAACTCCGTTGATTTCGATGACAGCGGCTGGGAAAAAGCCAAACCTGTTTTCGAACGTCAGGTAAGAGGTATGGGGTTCATGGCCCGGGGCGGCTGGTCCTTAACGCCTTCGATACTCCCTCCCATGGAGTTGACCTACCAGCGGCTCGCTTCTACAAGAAAGACTGAAAATGTTTCTGTTCCCTCTTCGTTTCCAGCGAAGAAAACAAAAATAACGGTTCCGGCAAACACTACGGCGACCATCCTTCTCGATCAGGCATACCTTACGAATGCTTATCCTACGTTGATTTTCAGTGGTGGAAAGAACAGTACGCTCGTCATCACCTATGCTGAAGGATTGTACAATGAAGCGGGGGCAAAAGACAACCGGAACGAGATTGAAGGGAAAACCATTTCCGGCCGACAGGATACCGTCATCTCCGACGGGTCACAAAATCAGGAGTTCACTTCGCTTAACTGGAGAACATACCGATATGTGGAGTTGAAGGCCGAGACTGACGACCTGCCTTTGGTGATTGAAGATTTTTACGGCACATTTACCGGTTACCCGTTGGAAATGAATGCGAAGCTAGTATCGGATATCGACGAGCTGAATACCATCATGGAGATAGGCTGGCGTACAGCCCGGTTGTGCGCCGTGGACACCTATATGGATTGTCCTTATTACGAGCGCCTGCAGTATATCGGCGATACGAGGATCCAGATAATGATCACTTATTACAACAGCGGAGACGACCGCCTTCCTAAGAATGCCATTAATCTCTTCGATAATTCCCGACAGAAAGACGGGTATACACTGAGCCGTTATCCCGATACCCAAAACCAGGTAATACCCACCTATTCTCTCTGGCATGTAAGCACATTGTATGATTATTTGATGCACGGCAAGGACAATACGTTTCTGAAGACAAAACTGCTGGGTTCAAGACAAATCTTGAATTATTTTATCAGTTATATCGCAGAAGACGGCTCTTTAAAAAATGTTCCCGGCTGGAATTTTACGGACTGGGTTCCCGACTGGCGAATGGGAGTTGCCCCGATGGCTGAAGACGGAAGTTCTGCGTTAATGGATCTACAACTCCTGTTGGCTCTTCAGTCTGCAGTAATCCTGGAAAGGAGTGAAGGATCTGAAGAGTTTGCCGTGCTTTATGAAAAGATCGCCCGAAGCCTGGAGCAGACCATCCGGGATAAGTACTGGGATGAATCCAGAAAATTGTTTGCGGATACACACCTCAAGGATAAGTTCTCACAACACGCCAACTCCCTGGCTATTCTTGCCGGTTTGGCCACTGAGTCAACCGCGTTTGAAATGGGTAAGCTGATGTTGTCCGATACAACATTGGCTCCGGCATCCATATACTTTAAATATTACCTGCACCTGGCGTTGGCAAAGGCCGGCCTTGGGGATAATTACCTTAACTGGTTGGACATTTGGCGCAAGAACATCGATTTGGGGCTGACTACCTGGGGTGAGACCTCGGAAGTGGAAACGACCCGGTCCGACTGTCATGCCTGGGGTTCCAGTCCCAATGTTGAGTTTTTCCGCATTGTCCTGGGGGAGAGAGCACGATCCTTATTTCAAGAAAGTTAA
- a CDS encoding DUF1080 domain-containing protein: MKRQNLIILTGLIVLLPLNAQEKKYPERAPMTPAMTEYWQPQPPVVTPDPVPSDAIVLFDGKNLSQWENSKGAPAEWTVHNGVFTVKKGTGDIQTKQKFSDFQLHLEWRIPEGIKGESQARGNSGLFLQGIYEIQILDNYRNETYVNGQTGSIYKQTPPLVNAMRKPGEWNTYDIIYTAPTFKKDGTYRTPPTVTLLQNGILLQNNTIIRGTTPYVGFPEVKEHGPGPIKLQDHGDPSQPISFRNIWIREL; this comes from the coding sequence ATGAAACGGCAAAATCTGATCATTTTGACAGGATTAATCGTCCTGCTTCCGCTAAACGCACAGGAAAAAAAATATCCCGAACGCGCACCCATGACACCGGCCATGACCGAATACTGGCAACCCCAACCTCCGGTGGTTACCCCCGATCCCGTCCCATCCGATGCCATTGTCCTGTTCGACGGCAAAAATCTTTCCCAATGGGAGAATTCAAAAGGTGCCCCGGCGGAATGGACGGTACACAACGGCGTTTTCACCGTAAAAAAAGGTACCGGGGATATTCAGACGAAACAGAAATTCAGCGACTTTCAACTGCACCTGGAGTGGCGCATACCCGAAGGCATTAAAGGGGAAAGCCAGGCACGGGGCAACAGCGGTCTTTTTCTGCAAGGTATCTACGAGATTCAGATCCTCGACAACTACCGGAATGAAACGTACGTGAACGGTCAGACCGGAAGTATTTATAAACAAACACCGCCCTTGGTAAACGCGATGCGAAAACCCGGCGAGTGGAATACCTACGACATCATTTACACCGCACCCACATTCAAAAAAGACGGGACTTACCGGACCCCTCCTACCGTAACCCTTTTACAAAACGGTATCCTGCTGCAAAACAATACGATCATCCGGGGTACCACCCCTTATGTAGGATTTCCGGAAGTGAAAGAACACGGTCCCGGGCCCATCAAGCTGCAGGATCACGGCGACCCCAGCCAGCCCATTAGTTTCCGGAATATCTGGATCAGGGAGCTGTAG
- a CDS encoding Gfo/Idh/MocA family oxidoreductase, with product MERRKFIRNSASSVLAGLLAPSFLQSSSLFANRTGANDKINVGLIGCRSMGWANLSDFLIHPEIDCIALCDVDQHVLSGRAADLVKLRNKKPELYGDYRKMLERKEIDVIIIGTPDHWHCLQMTDACAAGKDVYVEKPIANSIAECDAMVAAAKRHNRVVQVGQQQRSGNHWHEMKRYIDSGKLGKIAQVNVWANFNYAAILNPVPDSPVPAGVDFNFWLGPAPVRTFNEKRFHGSWRMFWDYGGGLMTDWGVHLLDMALWGMNVTEMPNRVIGSGGNFAYPGNYAETFDTLSVIYDFNDFTIQWNNIAGTETGPYGRNYGLAFKGTNGTLVINREGWEVIPEKNKAEPVKGEPDYQDHKKHVARFIECVKKRDFQTACTIENGSLCAKYAHLGNISARTGATLMYDDNKKSFNNDKADRLIKPDYREPWKFPKA from the coding sequence ATGGAAAGAAGAAAATTTATACGTAATTCTGCCTCGTCAGTCCTGGCCGGGCTGCTTGCCCCGTCGTTTTTGCAAAGCAGCAGCTTGTTTGCTAACCGTACAGGGGCAAACGACAAGATCAATGTCGGACTGATCGGATGCCGCAGCATGGGATGGGCCAACCTGTCCGACTTCCTGATCCATCCCGAAATAGATTGCATCGCCCTGTGTGACGTCGATCAGCATGTACTCAGCGGAAGGGCTGCAGATCTCGTTAAGCTCAGGAACAAAAAGCCTGAATTGTATGGCGATTACCGGAAAATGCTGGAGAGAAAAGAGATCGATGTGATCATCATTGGAACGCCCGACCACTGGCACTGCCTGCAGATGACCGACGCCTGCGCAGCCGGGAAAGACGTTTATGTGGAAAAGCCCATAGCCAATTCCATTGCCGAGTGCGATGCAATGGTTGCCGCGGCAAAGAGACACAACCGGGTAGTACAAGTGGGACAGCAACAACGAAGCGGCAATCACTGGCATGAAATGAAACGCTATATCGACAGCGGCAAGCTGGGCAAGATCGCCCAGGTAAATGTATGGGCTAACTTCAATTACGCCGCCATCCTCAACCCAGTCCCCGACAGCCCTGTCCCTGCGGGCGTCGATTTTAATTTCTGGTTGGGCCCGGCACCCGTGAGGACATTCAATGAGAAACGTTTTCACGGCTCGTGGCGCATGTTCTGGGATTACGGCGGAGGGCTGATGACCGACTGGGGAGTACACCTGCTCGACATGGCTCTTTGGGGGATGAACGTAACGGAGATGCCCAACCGGGTCATAGGCTCGGGAGGAAATTTCGCTTATCCCGGGAACTACGCTGAAACGTTCGATACCCTTTCCGTAATATACGACTTCAATGACTTCACCATCCAGTGGAACAACATTGCAGGCACGGAGACCGGGCCTTACGGGAGAAACTACGGCCTTGCCTTTAAAGGCACAAACGGAACATTGGTCATCAACCGCGAAGGATGGGAAGTTATTCCGGAGAAGAACAAAGCTGAACCGGTAAAAGGCGAACCCGATTATCAGGACCACAAAAAGCACGTGGCAAGGTTTATCGAATGTGTGAAAAAACGCGATTTTCAGACAGCCTGTACCATCGAAAACGGTAGCTTGTGTGCTAAATATGCTCATCTGGGCAATATTTCGGCACGTACAGGAGCGACGCTTATGTATGATGACAATAAAAAATCATTCAACAACGATAAGGCCGACAGGTTAATCAAACCCGATTACCGCGAGCCCTGGAAATTTCCAAAAGCATAA
- a CDS encoding polysaccharide deacetylase family protein, producing MLIEQPPHLYRTLFPNAVWRIENPVRKTVYLTFDDGPIPEVTPWVLDLLDRYSVQATFFCVGDNVRKHPEVYRQVIEKGHRTGNHTFHHLQGWKHSLGKFLDNAGQARELIDSSLFRPPHGHLGMNQCRKLQDAGYRIIMWDVVTRDYSRFMSPGQVLQNVKRYTRNGSILVFHDSLKAEKNLRYALPKAIEWLLKEDYTFELVPL from the coding sequence ATGTTGATTGAGCAACCTCCCCATTTATACAGGACGCTGTTTCCGAATGCAGTCTGGAGAATTGAAAACCCTGTACGGAAAACAGTTTATCTCACGTTCGACGACGGGCCTATTCCCGAAGTGACGCCCTGGGTACTCGACTTGTTGGACAGATATAGCGTTCAGGCCACTTTTTTCTGCGTGGGAGACAATGTACGCAAACACCCCGAGGTATACCGGCAAGTAATTGAAAAAGGACATCGTACGGGAAATCACACCTTCCACCATTTGCAAGGGTGGAAGCACAGCTTAGGAAAATTCCTTGACAACGCCGGTCAGGCAAGAGAACTGATCGACTCATCGCTGTTTCGTCCTCCGCACGGCCACCTCGGGATGAATCAGTGCCGGAAACTGCAGGACGCGGGCTACCGGATCATTATGTGGGACGTTGTTACACGTGATTACAGCAGGTTCATGTCGCCCGGACAGGTTTTGCAAAACGTAAAGCGTTATACCCGGAACGGATCGATCCTTGTTTTTCACGACTCGCTAAAAGCTGAAAAAAACCTGCGATACGCGCTACCCAAGGCTATTGAGTGGCTGTTGAAGGAGGACTATACATTTGAATTGGTCCCTCTGTAG